ACCCGTTTCAATCGGCCTAGTCTTGGACGATAAAACCCAAATTTTATCAGGTTTGGAAGCTGGAGAAAAGGTCTTTATCGATCTCCCCGAAGGGGCCGAAGATACCTCGAAAACTAATAAAAAATCTCAATAATTTTTCTTAACAAATATATCCAAATTGTCTTTTTTATGCTCTGGCAGGAGTCAGGATTCAGGAGACAGGATTCAGGGACAGGAGATTATTTTATTTATTCTCCCCACACCCCACACCCCACACCCCACACCCCACTGATAACTGATATGTTTATCATCGAAAGTTTAAAAATGGCCGTCTCCACCCTAGGGGCCAATAAAGTGCGTAGCGGCCTGACTATGTTAGGAATTATCATCGGTAACGCTTCGGTGGTGGCCATGATCGGTATTGGCCAAGGGGCGCAAACCTTAGCCAATGACCAGTTTGCTAACTTGGGACCCAATACCATTTTTGTGGTGCCGGGGTCGCGACAAGCACGCAATACCACTGTTAATTTACCGAAAACCTTGGTTTTAGCCGATGCTCAGGCGATCGCCGAACAGGTTCCCACCGTCGCTGAAGTCGCCCCGGAAATAAACGCTCGTTTCCTGATTTCCTATCGTAATCGCAACATGACGGCTCTAGTCACGGGAAGCACCCCAGAATACGCTTCTGTCCGCAATTTTACCCTGGAAAAAGGTCGTTTTATCAATAATATCGATCTAGCCCGCAACAAACGGGTAACGGTGATCGGCACTGAAGTGGCGGCGCAACTTTTCCCCACCCAAAATCCCCTCGGTCAACAGCTGCGGATCAAAAATCTCAGTTTTGAGGTGATCGGGATTTTAGAGGCGAAAGGCTCCTTTTTTGGCAATAATCAGGATGAAATGCTGATTATTCCCCTTAGTACCATGAACTCGCAACTGGTGGGCAAAACCGGACCCTACGGTGTCGAGTTGAGTTGGATTAGTCTCACCGCGCGATCGGGGGAGGAAATCCGCGCCGCTAAGTTCCAAATCCAGAATCTCCTGCGTTTACGCCATAAAATCGTCGCTGAGGATGATTTTCGCGTCGAAACTGCTAAACAGATGATCGAAATCTTCGGCACGATTACCCAGGGACTAACCCTACTTTTGGCTCTAATCGCCGGTATTTCCCTGATTGTCGGTGGTATCGGGGTGATGAATATTATGCTGGTTTCGGTTTCGGAAAGAACCGGGGAAATCGGAC
This Microcystis wesenbergii NRERC-220 DNA region includes the following protein-coding sequences:
- a CDS encoding ABC transporter permease, which codes for MFIIESLKMAVSTLGANKVRSGLTMLGIIIGNASVVAMIGIGQGAQTLANDQFANLGPNTIFVVPGSRQARNTTVNLPKTLVLADAQAIAEQVPTVAEVAPEINARFLISYRNRNMTALVTGSTPEYASVRNFTLEKGRFINNIDLARNKRVTVIGTEVAAQLFPTQNPLGQQLRIKNLSFEVIGILEAKGSFFGNNQDEMLIIPLSTMNSQLVGKTGPYGVELSWISLTARSGEEIRAAKFQIQNLLRLRHKIVAEDDFRVETAKQMIEIFGTITQGLTLLLALIAGISLIVGGIGVMNIMLVSVSERTGEIGLRKAIGAREQDILLQFLIESTLVSIAGGAFGILFGAGAIVLVSSFSPLAATVSTSAVALSLSVSTGIGLFFGVFPAYRASKLEPIVALRSV